Proteins from a genomic interval of Candidatus Thermoplasmatota archaeon:
- a CDS encoding ATP-dependent DNA helicase, which translates to MFCPTCKGLLKRRAGSDHAVCPRCEGAMPVARPARARQAALPRAAAPARREPQPREPMAPATLEVPAGLDLFPYASVREGQRALIADVKETAERGGHLVAMAPTGLGKTVSTLAPLVAYALKHRKRVFFLTSKQSQHRLAVDTLKDMRRKSGVPFVVSDVIGKQDMCPRREAREMFSRRFSEFCHRQQVSGECRYWENPNGAAVKLLKKDIHHVEHAVIVATDMEVCPHQAALDVAAQAHVVVCDYNYFFSDLRSGIAERLKIDLSDVILVVDEAHNLPDRIRDHLTLELNEHAIANAIDELMDIDASRVARLVESLKDLLPDLAEAPKKVGNDVLMAFADEKRGFAGAERLVPRDEFMERVSKHLGRVRGLSLAGVDYDGLVDELEAAGAAYEKEKKEGPRGIDTLREFLANWRIERRGLARVWKRDPAPTLQYLVLDPSVLARPVFEGVHASVIMSGTLHPMEMTRDVLGLGDARAVLKAYRSPFPRENRLVLVDGDVTTSYQERSPEMYDRIATRLAGVADAIPGNVAAFFPSYGILEEVRLRIGDKLAKPLVVEARELGKSEKQALVARLRDDPADALLMGVQGGSLSEGYDYENNLLKGVVVVGLPFAAPTLEVQSLIAYYEQKFGKANGRNYAYVYPTMSRVLQAAGRLIRGPGDRGVVVLMDKRFAWGSYRDAYPDGFEPRVARDLLAEVRGFWRPSAGLPR; encoded by the coding sequence GTGTTCTGCCCGACGTGCAAGGGGCTCCTCAAACGTCGGGCCGGGAGCGACCACGCGGTGTGTCCCCGCTGCGAGGGCGCGATGCCCGTCGCGCGGCCCGCGCGGGCCCGGCAGGCCGCGCTTCCGCGCGCGGCGGCGCCGGCGCGTCGCGAACCGCAGCCGAGGGAGCCGATGGCGCCCGCGACCCTCGAGGTCCCCGCAGGCCTCGACCTCTTTCCCTACGCGAGCGTCCGAGAAGGGCAGCGCGCGCTCATCGCCGACGTGAAGGAGACGGCCGAGCGCGGCGGGCATCTCGTCGCGATGGCGCCGACGGGCCTCGGGAAGACCGTCTCCACGCTCGCGCCGCTCGTCGCGTACGCGTTGAAGCACCGCAAGCGCGTGTTCTTCCTCACCTCCAAGCAGTCCCAGCATCGCCTCGCGGTCGACACGCTGAAGGACATGCGCCGCAAGTCCGGCGTCCCCTTCGTCGTGAGCGACGTCATCGGCAAGCAGGACATGTGCCCCCGCCGCGAGGCCCGCGAGATGTTCTCGCGCCGGTTCTCGGAATTCTGCCATCGCCAGCAGGTGAGCGGCGAGTGCCGCTACTGGGAGAATCCCAACGGCGCGGCCGTGAAGCTTCTCAAGAAGGACATCCACCACGTCGAGCACGCGGTGATCGTCGCGACGGACATGGAGGTATGTCCCCACCAGGCCGCCCTCGACGTCGCCGCGCAGGCGCACGTCGTCGTGTGCGACTACAACTACTTCTTCAGCGACCTGAGATCGGGCATCGCGGAGCGCCTCAAGATCGATCTCTCGGACGTGATCCTCGTCGTCGACGAGGCGCACAACCTGCCCGATCGCATCCGCGACCATCTCACGCTCGAGCTGAACGAGCACGCGATCGCGAACGCGATCGACGAGCTCATGGACATCGACGCCTCGCGCGTCGCGCGCCTCGTCGAATCGCTCAAGGACCTGCTGCCGGACCTCGCGGAGGCGCCGAAGAAGGTCGGGAACGACGTCCTCATGGCCTTCGCGGACGAGAAGCGGGGATTCGCCGGCGCCGAGCGGCTCGTTCCGCGCGACGAGTTCATGGAACGCGTCTCCAAGCACCTCGGGCGCGTGCGGGGCCTCTCGCTCGCGGGCGTCGACTACGACGGGCTCGTCGACGAGCTCGAGGCCGCCGGCGCCGCGTACGAGAAGGAGAAGAAGGAAGGGCCGCGGGGCATCGACACCCTGCGCGAGTTCCTCGCGAACTGGCGCATCGAGCGCCGCGGCCTCGCGCGCGTGTGGAAACGCGACCCCGCTCCGACGCTGCAGTATCTCGTGCTCGATCCGTCGGTGCTGGCGCGTCCCGTGTTCGAGGGCGTCCACGCCTCCGTGATCATGAGCGGAACGCTCCATCCCATGGAGATGACGCGCGACGTTCTCGGGCTCGGGGACGCGCGCGCGGTCCTCAAGGCGTACCGCTCGCCGTTTCCCCGCGAGAACCGCCTCGTCCTCGTGGACGGCGACGTGACGACGTCCTACCAGGAGCGCTCGCCCGAGATGTACGACCGCATCGCCACGCGCCTCGCGGGCGTCGCGGACGCGATCCCGGGCAACGTCGCCGCGTTCTTCCCGAGCTACGGCATCCTCGAAGAGGTCCGCCTTCGCATCGGCGACAAGCTCGCGAAGCCCCTCGTCGTCGAGGCGCGGGAGCTCGGGAAGAGCGAGAAGCAGGCGCTCGTCGCGCGCCTGCGCGACGATCCCGCGGACGCGCTTCTCATGGGCGTCCAAGGAGGGAGCCTCAGCGAGGGCTACGATTACGAGAACAACCTCCTCAAAGGCGTCGTCGTGGTGGGTCTGCCGTTCGCGGCGCCCACGCTCGAGGTGCAGAGCCTCATCGCGTACTACGAGCAGAAGTTCGGGAAGGCCAACGGCCGCAATTACGCCTACGTCTATCCCACGATGTCCCGCGTTCTCCAGGCCGCGGGTCGTCTCATCCGTGGCCCCGGGGACCGGGGCGTCGTCGTGCTCATGGACAAGCGGTTCGCGTGGGGCTCATACCGGGACGCGTATCCCGACGGGTTCGAGCCGCGGGTCGCCCGCGATCTCCTGGCCGAGGTGCGAGGCTTCTGGCGCCCCTCAGCGGGCCTTCCGCGATAG